A genomic stretch from Erigeron canadensis isolate Cc75 chromosome 9, C_canadensis_v1, whole genome shotgun sequence includes:
- the LOC122581094 gene encoding 3-dehydrosphinganine reductase TSC10A-like — protein MSNIDLPFLGLIVLIPLTILLIILKLITRPNPIKIPIKSRHVLIIGGSSGIGLALAHQSVLEGARVTILARNLSKLEEAKDSIRLSTGIDVGIVSADVCDFESVKKVFENVGEIDVLVCNEGVFVAQEFVEQEISEVKQMIDINLVGSFNLVKAALIGMKNRKDRRPVSIAFMSSQAGQVGIYGYAAYSASKFGPRGLAEALQQEVIADDIHVSLIFPPDTDTPGLAEENKRKPRLTSIIAASSGAMKADEVAKKVLNGIKSGSFFVPCNFEGFLLSIATAGLSPQRSYLMAFVEVISAGLMRIAGLCFQWTWYGSIEKFHAQPK, from the exons atgtcaaacataGATCTCCCTTTCCTCGGACTAATCGTCCTGATCCCACTAACCATCCTACTCATCATCCTCAAACTAATAACCCGACCCAACCCAATCAAAATCCCAATCAAATCCCGCCACGTGTTAATCATAGGCGGGTCAAGCGGCATCGGGCTAGCCTTAGCCCATCAATCCGTTCTCGAAGGTGCCCGGGTCACAATCTTGGCCCGAAATTTGTCCAAACTTGAAGAAGCCAAAGATTCAATCCGGTTATCAACAGGCATTGATGTGGGTATCGTGTCAGCTGATGTGTGTGATTTTGAAAGTGtgaaaaaagtttttgaaaatgttgGTGAGATTGATGTTTTGGTTTGTAATGAGGGTGTGTTTGTTGCTCAAGAGTTTGTTGAACAAGAAATTAGTGAAGTTAAACAAATGATTGATATTAATTTGGTTGGTAGTTTTAATCTTGTGAAAGCTGCTTTAATTGGTATGAAAAATAGGAAGGATAGAAGGCCGGTTTCGATTGCTTTTATGTCGTCCCAAGCCGGTCAG GTGGGCATTTATGGTTATGCAGCATATTCGGCTAGTAAGTTTGGCCCAAGGGGTTTGGCAGAAGCACTGCAACAAGAAGTTATTGCTGACGACATTCACGTGTCACTTATATTCCCCCCAGACACAGATACACCTGGGCTCGCAGAAG AGAACAAAAGAAAGCCACGATTGACAAGCATCATAGCAGCATCCTCTGGTGCAATGAAAGCTGATGAGGTTGCAAAGAAAGTATTGAATGGTATCAAATCTGGATCTTTTTTTGTCCCCTGCAACTTCGAAGGATTCTTGTTGTCCATAGCAACAGCTGGTCTCTCTCCTCAGAGATCATATCTCATGGCGTTTGTTGAGGTTATTTCTGCCGGTCTCATGCGTATTGCAGGATTGTGTTTTCAGTGGACCTGGTACGGAAGCATTGAAAAGTTTCATGCACAACCGAAATA A
- the LOC122581095 gene encoding 3-dehydrosphinganine reductase TSC10B-like, whose amino-acid sequence MADVDLSFLAICVLIPFFFLIFLKFIVRPHPVTIPIKSRHVFITGGSTGIGLALARLAAAEGARVTILARNLEKLEEAKTSIHRSTGMDVAIVSADVCDFEAVKNAIESAGPIDVLVCNQGVFEAQEIDNLDMKAIKNMIDVNLIGNFHLVKAALPGMKKRMGREPVSISFMSSQAGQAGIYGSTAYAASKFGLRGLAEALQQEVIADNIHVSLICPPETETAALLKDRERRPRLTGIIISSSPAMQTDEVAKIALNGIKAGRFFVTCNAVGMLLSIATSGCSPQKSVLMAFIEIIFIGVARIAALCFQWTWYKSIEKYHAQQK is encoded by the exons ATGGCGGATGTTGATCTCTCGTTTCTTGCAATTTGTGTTCTCATCCCATTCTTTTTTCTCATCTTCCTCAAATTCATTGTCCGTCCTCACCCTGTCACAATTCCAATCAAATCGCGCCATGTGTTTATCACCGGTGGATCCACTGGCATCGGCTTAGCTCTAGCTCGCCTTGCTGCAGCTGAAGGTGCTCGTGTCACTATATTAGCTCGCAACCTTGAGAAGCTGGAGGAGGCTAAGACCTCTATCCATCGCTCCACTGGCATGGATGTCGCTATTGTGAGTGCTGATGTATGTGACTTTGAAGCTGTTAAGAATGCCATTGAAAGTGCTGGCCCCATTGATGTTTTGGTTTGTAATCAAGGCGTTTTTGAAGCTCAAGAGATTGACAATCTGGATATGAAGGCCATTAAGAACATGATTGATGTGAATTTGATAGGAAATTTTCATCTGGTTAAGGCTGCGTTGCCAGGAATGAAAAAGCGGATGGGTAGGGAGCCAGTTTCTATATCATTCATGTCGTCTCAGGCCGGTCAG GCGGGCATTTATGGTTCTACGGCATATGCAGCTAGTAAGTTTGGCCTAAGGGGTTTAGCAGAAGCGCTGCAACAAGAAGTTATTGCTGACAACATTCATGTGTCACTTATATGCCCTCCCGAGACAGAGACAGCTGCTTTGTTGAAAG ACAGAGAAAGAAGGCCGAGACTGACAGGCATCATAATATCATCCTCTCCTGCAATGCAAACTGACGAGGTTGCAAAAATAGCATTAAATGGTATAAAAGCTGGTCGGTTTTTTGTCACATGCAACGCTGTAGGGATGTTGTTGTCTATAGCAACTAGTGGTTGCTCTCCTCAAAAATCAGTCCTCATGGCATTCATTGAGATTATTTTCATTGGGGTAGCGCGTATTGCAGCATTGTGCTTTCAGTGGACTTGGTACAAAAGTATTGAGAAGTACCATGCTCAACAGAAATAG